The following coding sequences are from one Ornithorhynchus anatinus isolate Pmale09 chromosome 18, mOrnAna1.pri.v4, whole genome shotgun sequence window:
- the PI4K2B gene encoding phosphatidylinositol 4-kinase type 2-beta: MNIFLEDPEFAEIILRAEQAIDGGVFPERISQGSSGSYFVKDPKGEPQRNCISKHLVVGEKIIGVFKPKSEEPYGHLNPKWTKYFHKVCCPCCFGRGCLVPNQGYLSEAGASLVDEKLGLGVVPKTKIVWLVSETFNYSAIDRAKSRGKKYALEKVPTVGRKFHRIGLPPKVGSFQMFVEGYKEADYWLRKFEADPLPENTRKQLQSQFEKLVALDYITRNTDRGNDNWLVRYEKQSDGSHFSDKDEEWMGSKKSLIKIAAIDNGLAFPFKHPDEWRAYPFHWAWLSQAKVPFSEETRDLILPRISDMNFVQDLCEDLYELFKTDKGFDKATFENQMSVMRGQILNLTQALKDGKSPIQLVQMPRVIVERSQSGSQGRIVQLSNSNAFTQTVHCRKPFFSSW, from the exons ATGAACATATTCTTGGAAGATCCAGAATTTGCTGAAATTATTCTACGGGCAGAACAAGCAATTGATGGCGGAGTCTTTCCAGAAAGAATATCTCAAGGGTCAAGTGGCAGTTACTTTGTTAAAGATCCCAAAGGG GAACCGCAAAGGAATTGCATTTCCAAACATCTGGTAGTAGGAGAG AAAATTATTGGAGTGTTTAAGCCAAAATCTGAAGAGCCTTATGGTCACCTGAACCCCAAATGGACCAAATATTTTCATAAAGTCTGCTGCCCATGCTGTTTTGGCCGAGGCTGCCTTGTTCCTAATCAGGGATACCTTTCTGAGGCGGGTGCGTCTCTTGTGGATGAGAAACTCGGTCTGGGAGTTGTCCCTAAAACCAAG ATCGTCTGGCTTGTCAGTGAAACATTCAACTATAGTGCAATAGATCGTGCAAAATCAAGAGGCAAAAAATACGCTTTAGAAAAAGTGCCAACAGTGGGTAGAAAATTTCATCGAATAGGACTGCCTCCTAAG GTTGGCTCCTTCCAGATGTTTGTAGAAGGTTATAAGGAGGCCGATTACTGGCTTAGAAAATTTGAAGCCGATCCCTTACCTGAAAATACCAGGAAACAACTACAGTCGCAGTTTGAGAAATTGGTTGCCTTGGATTACATCACCAGAAATACTG ACAGGGGCAATGATAACTGGTTAGTCCGTTATGAGAAACAAAGTGATGGGAGCCACTTTTCTGACAAG GACGAGGAGTGGATGGGTAGTAAAAAATCGCTTATTAAAATTGCTGCGATTGATAATGGTCTAGCATTTCCTTTTAAACATCCGGATGAATGGAGAGCGT aTCCATTTCACTGGGCTTGGCTTTCGCAAGCCAAAGTTCCCTTTTCTGAAGAAACCAGAGACCTTATTCTCCCACGAATCTCTGACATGAACTTTGTACAGGATCTCTGTGAAGATCTTTATGAGCTTTTTAAG ACCGATAAAGGATTCGACAAGGCTACCTTCGAAAATCAGATGTCTGTGATGAGAGGGCAG ATCCTGAACCTCACCCAGGCCCTGAAGGACGGGAAGAGTCCCATTCAGCTCGTGCAGATGCCTCGAGTGATCGTGGAGCGAAGTCAGAGTGGGAGCCAGGGCCGGATCGTCCAGCTGAGCAATTCTAACGCCTTCACTCAGACTGTCCATTGCAGGaaacctttcttttcctcctggtAG